The Malaclemys terrapin pileata isolate rMalTer1 chromosome 5, rMalTer1.hap1, whole genome shotgun sequence genomic interval gaggggagggaggggccaaaAAGCAGGACACAGTGGAGCAGGGCTTGCCGCCCATCTGTCCCACGCCCCAGGGGCTCCCCTCCACACTGGGGAGGTGACCCACTCCGAGCCTTCCTGCAGGAAGTAAGTCAGACAAAACAAGAAATCGCAGTGTCTGGAACTTTTTACGGCACTGTGATAAACCCGCAGCCCTAGTCACAATCAGTCGCCTCCTTACCATTTCTGGGGAGATGTATTTCAAGTCCTGATGTCTCCCTTCCACAGTCTGTAGAAGATAAGCCTACAACAAAGGGGCAGTTAGTGACCCAAGTTAAGCTCTTTCCTCCTGGGATTTAGCCAGAGCTGGGGTGATGGTTTTTAGAGCATTTCCCAGCATTATTAACAATACCTTAGATAAGAACTTTATAAAGGGGCACTATCAATTCAAGTTTCCATTTTTAGAAGAGTTTTATTAAAACTCATTAAGACCAAAAGAAATCATTCCTTTACCACGCCGAGGCAGACAGCTGTTTCAAACCAAACGTTCATCTGTGGGTTTGAAATCCCAAAATGGGACCAATTCTGCCCTCTCTCCTGTTGCAATTGTACAATTGGGGTGGAGCTGGCACCATTTTGATCTGGTAGCTTTTATAATGTTGGCATGGGTGTAAAGGAAGGGGCAAGATGGGAGAATCCACCGCCCTTGTCTTGTCTGTAAAACGCCAGGCACGACTCACAAACAGGCATTTCTTTCCATTTGGACAATGACATTAGACTAGTCTGTTTCATGTCAGCATCTAGTCTGTTTCATGGCCCATGCAAGGGCAGGCGGCTACTGGGTTTCCGACACAGCCTAGGTAGGGAAGGTTTCAATAActtttgggagtgggggagggaggttcatTTTGGTCGATTTAGTACAAAGGGATTTTCCTTCTCTCCCAATACCTTTGAGAAGTCCCCGATGAGTTCTCGGTGATCGTTATCCAAGATGTTCTCGATCTCATCATGGCAGAAGGACCTGGAGCGCAACAGCCTTGATTTCTAGGAGGAAACCGAGACTGGGTGTCAAATCAACACGGAGAGCCTTCTACAAGAACTCAGCCAGCAGTTCTGGGCGGAGGAACCCCGGGGTGGAGGGCCTGGCCTGGgctaggcaggaggtcagacaagacaATCAGAATACTCCCGCAggttgcaaggccagaagggaccattgtgaccatctagtctgacctcctgcctagcccaggccagagacctgccccactgTAATCCCTAGAGCCGAGCTTTTAGACAAACAGCCCATCTTGATTCaaaaattgtcagggatggaaaatccaccacaaccctgggtaaattgttccatgtGGCCCTAAAGACTGGGAAATCAGGCTGAAGAGATACAACGGTCACAGACGTTTATGCTCCCAACACAGATACATGGATCACCACCAATCCTTGCCAGATTTTGCAGCTATATGGTTAATTCAGTTTGGTCTATCCTGGTTTTAATCACATGGGGGTGCCAGAATCtaaagaagcaagaagcctgcagCCTTCAAGTCATGTGATCAGccccatagaagtcagtgggtCTGGATTGCTCCCCTCCAGTGCCTTAAATATTGTGTAGTTCCTTCGACTCTTGCACCACGAGCGAGAGACAGGGACGGCAGCAGGAGCGCAGGGTTCTGATACAGGAGCATCTCACAGCCGCTTCGCGGGGGTGCCAGGGAGGACACCCGGCAGCCAAGTATTGACAGCCACTCGTCTCGGCTGTAGCTCTTAGAGCTCGCCCGCCCCGTTTTCCTAGCTGCTCCTTGTTGCTGTCTGCGGGCGACAGGCCGGCGCGCACGCAGGCTATGTGGAGGTTGGAGATTTCAGCTGGGTTACAGCAGAGAATCGCTTGCTCCTCCCAGGACGGCAGGAGGAGGGAAGAATGAAGAAAAACCAATTTGGGAGGAGCAGGACATGGGAAAACACCCCCCATTTAAGGGGGCAGCACCCCTCGATTTCTGAAGCGCTGGGGCCCATGCTCCAGTGCTGGGGGAAAAGGACGTACGACATGGCGGGGCTAGCCAAGAGGCTTCCCCCTACCACCCACTGATTTCCAGATGGCCGGCTGGGCCATTCCAGATGCCTACAGTACAGTCCTAGCTGCTGAAGGCTTTGCGGGGAAGGGAGGTCTCGAAGCATACCCCAGTATGTCTAGTAGACAGCCCTCcctgggcagggaggttctggagccAGGGAATGGAGAAGGAGATCTCCCTGGCCCCAAGTCAGTCTCCGTATCACCTACCGGCTCCTCCGCCTTCTCCTCGATCGGGGTGCCAGCTACGCTCTTCCGCCTCTTAGTTTTGACCGGAGTGTCTTTGTCCTGCGGCCTGTCCAGCCGCTTCAGGATGGGCCGGATCACGCTGCTGGGCATGGAGGGGGACCTGAAGAGCTGGCGACATTTGCTGTGTCTCACCGACCTCTGCACGGACGAGAGCGAGCCGTGGTTACAGCCTCATTTTGGCCCCTTGCTCGCCCATGGGCACGGAGCAGCCGTTTGCCACGGCCTGGGAGGGGCAGGTCTTGTCTGCCCCATTTCACATTCACGGGGGTGGCAGGTGACCCAAACACGCCGATTTTGGCTTCATGCTCGGTTTAGGAGACGCCAAAAGGCCACCGGTCCAATTCTGCTCCCAGCCACACCCCTGCAGGGGAGCGACTCAGATTTGGTgccagtggggctcaggcaggagaCTGAGGTGcagaacccagccccccaccactTGGCCCTGTGCTCCATGCACACCAATTGCCTTTACAGAGCGGCCTCCCACCGggtcgggggtgtgtgtgaggggtgggGTCTCCTAACCTAGCTCTCAGCACAGATACAGCCCCCGCCAACACAACAGTAGCCTGAGAGATCTcagtccaggggtggccaacctgagcctgagaaggagccagaatttaccaatcaacattgccaaagagccgcagtaatatgtcagcagcccccccatcagctccccctccctctctgcacctctggatcagctgtttcgtggcgtgcaggaggctctggggggggagggggaggagcaagggtacgtcaggctcaggggagggggtgggaaggggagagtggaggcagggcctgtggcagagccagggggtgaGCAATGACTCCCGgaacattggaaagttggcgcctgtagctccagccccggagttggtgcctagacaaggagccgcatattaacctctgaagagccgcacgtGGCTCCGGatccacaggttggccacccctgccttagactcCAACATGTCACTATGGTCAGTGTCTCGCACGCACACACCCTCCTGGTCACAATTCCCATCTGGCCAGGCTAGTAGTGACCTCAGGTCATGCCATCCGGTGGCCATGGGGGAGAGGAAGGTGCCAGGAGTCACAATCCAGTTGCCTGTGGTGAGGCGTCCTCAGACTGACCCCAGCACGTCAGCAGAGCGCACACGGGGCCCCTTCAGAACGAGGGGAGCACAGTCTCCAGGCTGGCTCGCCTGGCACCTTTCACCCCCTGCCAGCTCTTTGGAAGGAGAGGCCCCAACCCTGTGCCAGGCTCCCACGTACCAGATCAGCGCCTTCCTTTTTCACCAGTGGGGCAGTCAGCAGGTTCTCCATCCCCGGCGGCACTTCCGCGTCGTTCTGAGGAGGAGGCAGCgggatcagagagagagagagaaagcgagtGCATGAGGCAATGGATTCCCACCAGCCCCATCCCATCCTCCCCTCTTGGCAGGGAGCACGAGACAGGAGCTGGCAAATGACAAGCTACTGAGGGGCTGCAGGAGCCAGACAGACCCTGGGGTTCTCTCTGGCTCTCAGCAGGGGCCGGAGGGTTTCCCTAAAACCTGCTCTCCGCAGATCGTTGCTATATCTGCCCCATTAACCTTCCTTTGCGATTCTGGAGTTAGAGACCACCCAGCTACGGGGAGGGACTGGCAGGCCATCCAGATGGAGTGTGGTGGATcttcagacagcccctgcccaagGGAGGCCAGGCAGGAGCGAGGGGCTGGGTGGTACGCGTGAGCcgggggggatggggctgtgcTCCATTTCGGAGCAGGATGGGACCACAGGCTGAGGCTTAGCTCCCGAAGCCAGAGCTCCCCAAGGTACGATCCAGCAGCCCGTGGGAGCAGCCGGGGCGCAGGATGTTAGGGGGCCGCGAGGGACAATCCGTGCACGCTGTACCTTCAGCTCCTCCTCGTCCAGGATCTCCATAAACCCATCGTCCTCTTCGTCGGTCACGAAGGAGGTGAGGGAGGAGCGGCGTAGGAACACTGGGCTCTCGGCTTCCACCCCCATGTTCTCCTTCTCGGGGGTGCCACACTGGGGAGCACACAGCGAAGGGGGAGGGATTAGCGCGCGCCTGGGGGCCACAGACTGAGCAGGAGCTGTCTGGCCATGGGACCTGCCGTGACGCTGGGCTCTGAGGGAGGCCTCCTCTGACAAAGGAGGCGTGCGACTGGGGGACCAGCCACCAGGAAGTGCAAAGCCAAAGCATGAGACGCGGACCCAAAGTCTCGGCCACTTGCAGCAATTGGGGATCCCAAAGCATGGAGCTAGCTTGCTGTCTGCTGGAGCAAGGGACAGACCTGGCCTGGTACCTCCTTCACCTCCCGTCCCAGATGGTCACTATTAGACATGGACTGTACcctgccccagaagcagctgcatttcagccaTGGGTAGTTCCTGTATTTACACATCTCCACCTCGGTCCATACAGCAGCAAGGGTGTTATGGAGATGCTGGGGATTAATCCGAAGGGGGACGCTGGCATCACCACATTAACAGCAGGTGTTGGTGCAGCTGGTATCACTGGAGGGGATGCCTCCCTTTGCTATGCTCCAGGCCTCCCCATTACGGCCAGGCACACCCCCACCCGCCCTAtcccgcccccatcccccaccccaggcctgcgCTCACCAGGAGGTCCGGGGCGGAGTTTGGTCTCTGTGCAAAAGGGTCCTTCTCGCTGCTCCCATCGAAGGGGTGAAGCCGGCTGTGATTGGTGGGCCTCAACGGGATCTTAAATACAAACCCTGCCTGCAAAGGCAAAAGGCCTGAACGTTACCCGACCGGGGACGCACTCCACGGGCATTTCGCCAGCCCTTCTGGGCCACCCGCTCTGAGTGCTCGCCAATCACGCGCCATCCGAGCAGGACACAGCCCTGGCTTGAGTGGGCATGACTCAGTCGCCAACGCTGAAGGGCTTGTGCCACGGACACTGACTCTCCCCGGGTGATGGTTCGCCGAGCACAGAGGCTATACGAGCCCAGGGCTAAGTCCCACCTGCCTGAGACCAGCCCTTTTCTGGGCTCATGAGATGGGAGGGTCAGGCTGATCAGAAAGGGGCTGCCGCTGGAGGGCTGAAGGGGGTGGAGCTAAGAGGCTTGGGATGAAACTGAGCAGAGAATTCAGGCTGAGTATCTGGGAACATCTCCAGAAGGCGAGACCCCTTCATACTTCAGCGGGAACTAGATGGGACGTGGCCCCAAGGAACGGGCTGTAAGGGACAAGCCCACCCTGCTCCTTCCTTCagtggtggggctgggacagCGCTTGGAATCTGCTCCCCCATCACATCCcctgcctgtcccttctctgcctcccGACTCACATTCTCCTTGTTCTCTTTCCGGCGCGAGGGCCGTTCGTGTGTCTCCGGGCTGAACTCCTGGGCGTTGGAAAGGTTTttcagggcagggctggtgccCAGGAGCCTCtcctggaagggaggaggaagagatcaTCAAACCTTCTGCCACACAGGCTCCTGCCACCACTCAGGGGCCACAGGGCCCTGccccagaagctgagactgggggacaggggatggatcactcggtaattgccttgttctgttcattccctctggggcacctggcattgtccactgtcaaaagccagaatactgggctagatggaccattgctttgccccagtctggccattcttatggtctctCCAGGGGCCCTAGTTCTGACACAGGTTTGCCATCAGTGGGTCACCTATTTCCCCACCTCAACGCAGCCCCTGGGGGCTCTTTCTACCCCCACCCAAGCACGTGACTGGGGACTGACCCATTGTGTGTGCTAGatgctgctcccttcagagcccatCACGGCCGCTTCTAGCCCAGAGACAGGAAAAGGGGGGGTAGGGGAAGTAGCAATGCGCTCACCCCCTAAGGGGATGAGCTGCACCCCCCAAACCCTGAATCCCTCCCCTCTGTCATGGGCCAGCAGCCGTGGGCTCCTCCCAGGCCAGATCTCCTTGGCCAGCACGGCAGCCAGCCAGTACCAGTCACCCTGGGCAGCAGGTCAGAAGCTGTCGCCCTTGGGTTTCCCCGAAGCCGGCGCTTCTGGCCGTGCAGTCAGATCCGCAGAGGGGAGACAGGGACTCACCGGCAGGGAGTGGATCCTCCGGACAGGGAATCTTTTGCTAAAAAGACAAAGCAGGAAAAGGTGTTGGGTGGTGGTCAGCGAGGTGGCGGAGCAGACCTTCTGCAGACCCCTGCCAAAGGCTGTGTCCTGAACCCACCCAGGCCCCAAAAGCCACCAAGAGACCCTGCAAGAACTGACCGGCGCAGGCAACCCCCCAGCTAACCAGCTCTCACAAGTGACCCTCCCATAACTCACAAGTGAGGGCAGGGGAAGCAAATTTCTGTGGCAGGAGGGGCAGCGGTCGGGGGAAATATACATAGATGGGTTTGATTCTCTGATGCACGAATGAAGGCTGCTTCACACCAATCCGGCAGCGTAAGGGCTCTCAGAACAGAACGGGATTCCCGTCACACTCCGTTTTTCCGTGAGGGGCGCGGTGGAAAGTGGCCTTAGCGTCAATGAGAACCAGACTCCGTCCTGACGGCACTGCCTTTGTGCGCGCAGCTCCGCTCCCCTGCCCACTCAGCGGTCTGGACACGGCATTAAGGCCTTTCCCTTTAGTGATCAACGCTCTAAACACGGCAAGCTGGGAGGAAAGCTCCCGAGAGGGCAAACAGCCGCTGCCTCCTGCCACGCAGGCAGGATAGCAATGGATGTGGGCTGGACGTCGGCGGCTGGACGCTGCCAGAGGTTTGTTAGGGACCCGATCAACCCTGCCGCAAGCGGGAAATCAAATCCGAACGGCCTGATCCGCACGGGGGAGCTGGGCTCGTCCCTTCCCCTGGGCTCAGCATGCACGTAGGGGTGCAGCACAGCGAGGAGAGATTGCGGAGGATAAACATCAAGCTTTATACATTTTTACCatgaggaggggggaaaagaaaggtCAGTGCACTTACCCTTTGACAACTCTTCCCGATTCCAGAATTGCTTTCTCAAAGCtgcaggaagagagggaggagagcCAGGTGTTATGTTCATGGTCAGGCAAGGAAAGGGCCTGCGTCTGAGCCAAATTACAGTGCTCCTGACTGCCCAGGGTTCCAGTCCCAGCGCTGCTCGAGGTCATAACAGCCCAGGTTGTTGAATGGCTATTGATTTTGGGCGTCTCTGAATCTGGGCCTGCGGGGTGCTGtgcacccactgacttcagacggagttgggggggggggggaaaatcaggcatcccaaagacttttttttccatATAAATATGCAAAAAATCAGGCCTAAGCGGTCACAAGTTGCACATCCTAAAAACAGAAGCCCGCAGAATTTGAGGCCACTTTCCGCATTGTGCCTGTCAGCCTGCAAGACTGTAAAGCCCCAGCAGACAGACGAGGGCCCTGGCCGCATGTGGGGTTTattcctagattcatagattataggactggaagggacctcgagaggtcatcgagtccagtcccctgcccgcatggcaggaccaaatactgtctagaccatccctgatagacatttatctaacctactcttaaatatctccagagacggagattccacaacctccctaggcaatttgttccagtgtttaaccaccctgacagttaggaactttttcctaatgtccaacctagacctcccttgctgcagtttaaacccattgtttctggttctatccttagaggctaaggtgaacaagttctctccctcctccttatgacaccctattagatacctgaaaactgctatcatgtcccctctcagtcttctcttttccaaactaaacaaacccagttctttcagccttccttcataggtcatgttctcaagacctttaatcattcttgttgctcttctttggaccctttccaatttctccacatcttttttaaaatgcggcgcccagaactggacacaatactccagctgaggcctaaccagagcagagtagagcggaagaatgacttctcgtgtcttgctcacaacacacctgttaatgcatcccagaatcatgtttgctttttttgcaacagcatcacactgttgactcatatttagcttgtggtccactataacccctagatccctttctgccgtactccttcctagaccgtcttttcccattctgtatgtgtgaaattgatttttccttcctaagtggagcactttgcatttgtctttgttaaacttcatcctgtttacctcagaccatttctccaatttgtccagatcattttgaattatgaccctgtcctccaaagcagttgcaatccctcccagtttggtatcatccgcaaacttaataagcgtactttctatgccaatatctaagtcgttgatgaagata includes:
- the CDC25B gene encoding M-phase inducer phosphatase 2 → MDGQDMPGGSSPARSRSAAVRPSRLPCGFPRGGSGLLPPAPGVLSPVTNLALNLNNLAGLGSPYDTPKRKKLEIGFKSEWSSLSQDSVSSESSQDSGWSESLDSGVGLDSPGQLDPEPFEEVFEKAILESGRVVKGKRFPVRRIHSLPERLLGTSPALKNLSNAQEFSPETHERPSRRKENKENAGFVFKIPLRPTNHSRLHPFDGSSEKDPFAQRPNSAPDLLCGTPEKENMGVEAESPVFLRRSSLTSFVTDEEDDGFMEILDEEELKNDAEVPPGMENLLTAPLVKKEGADLRSVRHSKCRQLFRSPSMPSSVIRPILKRLDRPQDKDTPVKTKRRKSVAGTPIEEKAEEPKSRLLRSRSFCHDEIENILDNDHRELIGDFSKAYLLQTVEGRHQDLKYISPEMMVAVLNGHFNSLIENCVIVDCRYPYEYEGGHIKGAVNLPLEQDIEDFLLRNPIVPLDVQKRVIVIFHCEFSSERGPRMCRFVREKDRARNEYPNLHYPELYILKGGYKDFFPQYQAHCEPRDYRPMHHEDFKEDLRKFRQKSRTWAGEKSKRELYSRLKNF